One Prolixibacteraceae bacterium DNA segment encodes these proteins:
- a CDS encoding S41 family peptidase: protein MNKSLLLLLLLLFSSCIYAQNDGDDLRTQAVKYARVLNIVDEYYVDSVDIKSLTQTAIKKVLSDLDPHSTYVSSEEVDKMNEALDGSFEGIGISFNISDDTLVVMSTISGGPSEKVGIHAGDKIIKVDGENIAGIGLTNSKVFEVLKGEKGSKVSLFIKRGKFAPMNYTVVRDKIPIYSVDASYMADPTTAYIKINRFGAKTEIEFLSSLKKLGYDNNIDNLILDLRGNGGGYLRAAIGISNQFFPKEKLLVYTSGLHNPRKEYYSDSDGSFKKGKVIILIDEGSASASEIVTGAVQDWDRGLVIGRRSFGKGLVQQPFMLTDGSLIRLTVAHYFTPAGRNIQKPYGEGRKVYYSDLSNRIKDGELFDSTKVVRDSSRVYYTLRNKRKFYGGGGIVPDIYIPLDSTVSYSYINTLIREDIFYPFVFNYLNKVRTSIKAKYPDFESYKTSYVIPIEVIDELKSEAKNKLPDLEVVNDKQSNKMISLHFRAIMARFLYPRGAFYEILNTDDSEIKEALDLIHHPKKYEEKLLGKKG from the coding sequence ATGAATAAGTCTCTATTGTTGTTACTACTTCTTTTATTTTCCTCTTGTATTTATGCACAAAATGATGGAGATGATTTGAGGACGCAAGCTGTAAAGTATGCAAGAGTGTTGAATATTGTTGATGAGTACTATGTTGATAGTGTTGATATTAAGTCATTAACCCAAACTGCAATTAAAAAAGTATTATCTGATTTGGATCCTCATTCTACTTATGTTAGTTCTGAAGAGGTGGATAAGATGAATGAAGCTCTTGATGGAAGTTTTGAAGGGATTGGAATATCGTTCAATATTTCAGATGATACTTTAGTTGTGATGAGTACTATCTCAGGTGGCCCTTCAGAGAAAGTTGGGATCCATGCTGGAGATAAAATAATAAAAGTAGATGGAGAGAATATTGCTGGTATCGGCCTTACTAATTCTAAAGTATTTGAGGTCTTAAAAGGTGAAAAGGGATCTAAAGTATCGTTATTTATAAAGAGAGGAAAGTTTGCACCGATGAACTATACTGTAGTTCGTGACAAGATCCCTATTTATAGTGTTGATGCATCTTATATGGCTGATCCTACTACTGCTTATATTAAGATAAATCGTTTTGGTGCAAAAACGGAAATAGAGTTCTTGTCTTCTTTAAAAAAACTTGGTTATGATAACAATATTGACAACCTAATCTTAGATCTTCGTGGTAATGGAGGAGGATACCTTCGTGCTGCTATTGGTATTTCGAACCAGTTCTTCCCCAAAGAAAAACTATTGGTGTATACTTCAGGTCTTCACAATCCTAGAAAAGAGTATTATTCAGATTCGGATGGAAGTTTTAAGAAAGGTAAAGTAATTATTCTAATTGATGAAGGTTCTGCTTCAGCTAGTGAGATTGTGACTGGGGCTGTCCAAGATTGGGATAGAGGATTGGTTATAGGACGTCGTTCCTTTGGGAAAGGTCTAGTACAACAGCCTTTTATGTTGACAGATGGATCATTGATTCGTTTGACTGTCGCACACTATTTTACCCCAGCAGGTCGTAATATCCAGAAGCCATATGGAGAAGGTCGTAAGGTCTATTATTCGGATCTAAGCAATCGTATCAAAGATGGGGAGCTGTTTGATTCTACAAAAGTTGTGCGTGACTCATCTAGAGTCTACTATACTTTGCGTAATAAACGTAAGTTTTATGGTGGAGGGGGAATTGTTCCTGATATCTATATTCCTTTAGATTCAACTGTTAGCTACTCCTATATAAATACTTTGATTCGAGAAGATATCTTCTATCCATTTGTATTTAACTATTTAAATAAAGTGCGGACTTCTATTAAAGCAAAGTATCCTGATTTTGAATCTTACAAAACGAGTTATGTTATTCCTATCGAAGTTATAGATGAGCTGAAATCGGAAGCAAAGAATAAATTGCCAGATTTGGAGGTGGTAAATGATAAGCAGTCAAATAAGATGATTTCGTTACATTTCAGGGCAATAATGGCTAGATTTCTTTATCCTAGAGGAGCATTCTATGAGATTCTGAATACTGACGATTCTGAGATCAAAGAGGCGTTAGATCTCATACATCACCCTAAAAAGTATGAAGAGAAACTCTTGGGTAAAAAAGGATAG
- a CDS encoding Lrp/AsnC ligand binding domain-containing protein: MSNKGKLDDIDLKILDIISQNARIPFKDVAEKCGISRAAVHQRVNRLIEMKVIVGSGYHIDPKKVDYSTCTYVGIFLDQGGLYPTVAEKLKEIPEIVECHYTTGQYAIFAKVYSRDNEHLKDILIHQIQPIKGITSTETIISLEETFRREVPIILNHN; encoded by the coding sequence ATGAGCAATAAAGGTAAACTAGACGATATAGATTTAAAAATACTGGATATCATTTCTCAGAATGCACGTATTCCATTCAAAGATGTTGCTGAAAAGTGTGGAATTTCAAGAGCTGCAGTACACCAACGTGTCAATAGACTTATTGAGATGAAAGTAATTGTTGGTTCTGGATACCATATCGATCCGAAAAAAGTGGATTATAGCACGTGTACTTATGTGGGAATATTTTTAGATCAAGGAGGCCTCTATCCTACAGTAGCTGAAAAACTAAAAGAGATTCCTGAGATTGTAGAGTGTCACTATACAACAGGTCAATATGCTATCTTTGCAAAAGTATATTCTAGAGATAATGAGCATCTTAAAGATATATTGATCCATCAAATTCAACCAATAAAAGGGATTACTTCCACAGAAACCATTATCTCTTTAGAAGAGACTTTTCGTCGTGAAGTGCCAATAATTTTGAATCACAATTAA
- the rlmB gene encoding 23S rRNA (guanosine(2251)-2'-O)-methyltransferase RlmB gives MSSQANDYIFGIRAIMEAIHSGKAIEKILLKKDSNGELYNELFALIRANEIPFQMVPIEKLQKVTKNNHQGAIAYVSPIEFANFEMLVAEKVNTVDYSPLFLLLDRISDVRNFGAIARSAEIAGVDAIIIPESGSARINAESIKTSAGALLTIPVCKVKHLKDAVFTLQQYGVKCVAASEKSKSFYYECEFTSPVGIVMGSEDKGVTPGILKVVDQQVAIPQKGKIQSLNVSAAAAVLLFEVVRQRG, from the coding sequence ATGAGTTCGCAGGCAAATGATTATATTTTTGGAATTAGAGCCATAATGGAAGCTATCCATTCGGGTAAAGCAATTGAGAAAATATTATTAAAAAAAGATAGTAATGGGGAGCTGTATAATGAGCTATTTGCACTTATAAGAGCAAATGAGATTCCTTTTCAGATGGTCCCTATTGAGAAGTTGCAGAAGGTTACAAAAAATAATCACCAAGGAGCTATTGCATATGTGTCTCCGATAGAATTTGCAAATTTTGAGATGTTGGTTGCTGAAAAGGTAAATACAGTCGATTATAGTCCATTATTTCTACTTCTAGATAGAATTTCTGATGTTCGTAATTTTGGTGCTATCGCACGTTCTGCAGAGATTGCTGGTGTGGATGCTATCATTATACCTGAGTCTGGTTCTGCTCGTATTAATGCAGAATCGATCAAGACATCAGCAGGTGCACTTCTTACCATTCCTGTGTGTAAAGTTAAGCATTTGAAAGATGCCGTTTTTACACTTCAACAGTATGGTGTAAAATGTGTTGCTGCATCGGAGAAATCAAAAAGCTTCTATTATGAGTGTGAATTTACTTCTCCTGTAGGAATTGTTATGGGATCTGAAGACAAGGGGGTGACTCCAGGAATTTTGAAAGTAGTAGATCAGCAAGTTGCCATCCCTCAAAAGGGAAAAATTCAGTCACTGAATGTTTCTGCAGCAGCGGCAGTATTGCTTTTTGAAGTGGTAAGACAGAGAGGATAA
- a CDS encoding ABC-F family ATP-binding cassette domain-containing protein, with the protein MISVEQLTVSFGGFDLFKNITFKINPKDRIGLTGRNGAGKSTMLKVFAKQQEASSGEVICPKDVTVGYLPQHMMINDNRTVLEEAESAFEEILILENELKQLNESLAVREDYESESYMDLIHKVTDLTDRLQIIGAGNYMASIEQTLIGLGFKRDDFQRQTSEFSGGWRMRIELAKILLRRPDVFLLDEPTNHLDIESIQWLENFLKDYHGAVVLVSHDRAFLDNITNRTIEISMSSIHDYKANYSQYLVLRKERRQQLEAAYENQQKMIKDTEDFIERFRYKATKAVQVQSRIKQLDKVERIELDVEDKRSLNIKFPPAPRSGTIVVDAKEASKSYDHLVLDKVDLEIERGQKIAFVGKNGEGKSTMVKMIMQEIAFDGAVNLGHNVKIGYFAQNQASLLDETLTVFETIDNIAVGDMRTKVRDILGAFMFSGEDVDKKVKVLSGGERSRLAMIKLLLEPVNLLILDEPTNHLDISSKELLKQAIVDFEGTVIVVSHDREFLDGLVSDVVEFRDKKLRHHNDGIYGYLAMRQKELAAESVLLKQIVATKKSESENGSDEGTTSLSYAEKKEINKKISKAERDLQRAENNIERLESEIEKMDDEVEKDPSKGTDMEFFKRYDALKNDLDVEMETWEDCSEKLDSVLTLRTW; encoded by the coding sequence ATGATATCTGTAGAGCAGCTGACAGTCAGCTTTGGGGGTTTTGATCTTTTTAAAAATATTACGTTTAAAATAAATCCCAAGGATCGTATTGGTTTAACTGGCCGTAATGGTGCAGGAAAATCAACGATGTTAAAAGTATTTGCCAAGCAACAAGAGGCTTCCTCTGGAGAGGTTATATGTCCTAAGGATGTTACTGTTGGTTATCTTCCACAGCATATGATGATTAATGATAATCGTACGGTGCTTGAAGAGGCTGAATCCGCTTTTGAGGAAATTTTGATTTTAGAAAATGAGTTAAAACAACTCAACGAATCGTTGGCTGTTAGAGAAGATTATGAGTCTGAATCGTATATGGATCTTATTCATAAAGTTACAGATTTAACGGATCGTTTACAGATAATCGGTGCTGGTAACTACATGGCATCTATTGAGCAGACATTAATAGGTCTGGGTTTTAAAAGAGATGACTTTCAGAGACAAACATCGGAATTCTCAGGTGGTTGGAGAATGCGTATTGAGTTAGCCAAAATTCTATTGAGGAGACCTGATGTATTTCTTTTGGATGAGCCAACGAATCATTTGGATATTGAATCGATACAGTGGTTGGAGAATTTCTTGAAAGATTATCATGGTGCCGTTGTTTTGGTTTCGCATGATAGGGCTTTTCTTGATAATATTACGAATAGAACAATAGAGATAAGTATGAGTTCTATTCACGATTATAAGGCCAATTATAGCCAATATCTCGTTCTGCGTAAAGAGAGACGACAACAGCTGGAAGCAGCGTATGAGAATCAGCAAAAGATGATTAAAGATACTGAAGACTTTATCGAACGTTTTCGCTATAAAGCGACCAAAGCTGTTCAGGTACAGTCTCGTATTAAACAGCTTGATAAAGTGGAACGAATTGAACTTGATGTAGAAGATAAACGTTCTCTCAATATCAAGTTTCCTCCAGCACCTCGTTCAGGTACTATTGTGGTTGATGCCAAAGAGGCTTCTAAATCATATGATCATTTGGTTTTAGATAAAGTGGATCTTGAGATTGAACGTGGACAAAAAATTGCGTTTGTCGGAAAGAATGGTGAGGGTAAGTCTACTATGGTGAAGATGATCATGCAAGAGATTGCTTTTGATGGTGCAGTGAATCTTGGTCATAATGTAAAGATTGGGTATTTTGCTCAAAATCAAGCATCTTTGTTGGATGAGACATTAACTGTTTTTGAGACTATCGACAATATTGCTGTTGGTGATATGCGTACCAAAGTAAGAGATATTTTGGGCGCTTTTATGTTTAGCGGAGAAGATGTGGATAAGAAGGTTAAAGTCTTGTCTGGGGGAGAACGTTCTAGATTAGCAATGATCAAACTTCTTTTAGAACCTGTTAATTTGCTAATTCTGGATGAGCCTACCAACCATCTTGATATCTCATCTAAGGAGCTTTTAAAACAAGCGATTGTTGATTTTGAAGGAACGGTAATTGTGGTATCTCATGATAGAGAGTTTCTTGATGGTCTTGTTTCTGATGTTGTAGAATTTCGTGATAAGAAATTACGTCACCATAATGATGGTATCTATGGCTATTTGGCTATGAGACAAAAAGAGCTAGCTGCCGAGAGTGTACTCTTAAAGCAAATTGTTGCCACAAAGAAATCTGAGTCGGAAAATGGAAGCGATGAAGGCACTACGTCATTAAGTTATGCTGAAAAGAAAGAGATAAATAAAAAAATATCGAAAGCTGAACGTGACTTACAAAGAGCTGAAAATAATATTGAGCGTCTCGAATCAGAGATAGAAAAGATGGATGATGAGGTGGAAAAGGATCCATCAAAAGGAACGGATATGGAATTTTTTAAGAGGTATGATGCTCTTAAAAATGATCTTGATGTTGAAATGGAGACGTGGGAAGATTGTAGTGAGAAACTTGATTCAGTCCTCACGTTAAGAACCTGGTAG
- a CDS encoding DUF2490 domain-containing protein, with the protein MTQNNRNDILRKLLISSLLLIFTHNLYATDKYEQYRAYYFVSKSIKPNWTYIGALGIHYIPKKDDWNRTEIRNEISYRFRRDIKFSVGARINYVGRYGEKYQFELRPYQAVSLTWPRFNSFKFTNRFLMEERITWDLTGDNETIVQGRFRYRLDTKIPINKPALIPKTIYIRPMIETFLSFGENIDNAYISQNKYTIAPGYIISKKLTLEFRYEFLTGNSLNDHTLQSTTNLFRIQLTQKLF; encoded by the coding sequence ATGACACAAAACAACAGAAACGACATACTTAGAAAACTCTTAATTAGCAGCTTACTACTAATATTCACTCATAATCTCTATGCAACAGATAAATATGAACAATATAGAGCTTACTACTTTGTCAGTAAATCAATAAAACCCAATTGGACCTATATCGGTGCTCTTGGAATTCATTATATTCCGAAAAAAGATGATTGGAATAGAACTGAAATAAGAAACGAAATAAGCTATCGATTCCGAAGAGACATTAAATTTTCCGTAGGAGCACGTATTAATTATGTTGGTAGGTATGGAGAGAAATATCAATTCGAATTACGTCCATATCAAGCAGTCTCATTAACATGGCCAAGATTCAACAGCTTTAAATTTACCAATCGGTTTTTAATGGAAGAAAGAATTACATGGGATCTTACAGGAGATAATGAGACCATAGTGCAAGGACGTTTTAGATATCGTCTAGACACCAAAATTCCAATCAACAAACCGGCACTTATTCCTAAAACCATTTATATACGACCAATGATAGAGACTTTTCTATCATTTGGAGAAAATATAGACAATGCTTATATTTCTCAAAACAAATATACAATAGCCCCAGGATATATCATCTCCAAGAAATTAACGTTAGAATTTCGATATGAATTTCTAACTGGAAACTCCTTGAACGACCATACCTTACAGAGCACGACGAATCTTTTTAGGATTCAATTAACACAGAAACTATTCTAA
- the rlmD gene encoding 23S rRNA (uracil(1939)-C(5))-methyltransferase RlmD yields the protein MGRSRRKKPFYENVRITDVGAEGKAIAKIDDMVVFTTHVIPGDVVDLQVVKKRKRYQEARVTKVHEYSKDRQDAFCEHFGTCGGCKWQFLPYEKQLFYKQKQVEDQLNRLGKVELPTMEPILGSEKTTFYRNKLEYTFSNKRWLTYEEVESEKEFEHMNALGFHIPGMFDKIIDINKCWLQPEPSNEIRNEIRKYALENGLTFFDLRNQEGFLRNLIIRTASTGENMVIVSFYHEDQEAREALLQHLADKFPQINALMYVINAKANDTIADQKIKVFKGEDHIFEEMEGIKFKIGPKSFYQTNSDQAYELYKITRDFAGLTGDENVYDLYTGTGTIANFVAKKAKQVVGIEYVPDAIEDAKVNSLNNKIDNTSFYAGDMKDILNNDFVQEHGQPDVIITDPPRAGMHEDVINVILNAEPTRIVYVSCNPATQARDLSLLDSKYKVTRVRPVDMFPHTHHVENVVLLEKR from the coding sequence TTGGGTAGAAGTAGAAGAAAAAAACCGTTTTACGAGAATGTTCGTATCACCGATGTAGGTGCCGAAGGAAAAGCAATTGCTAAGATTGATGATATGGTTGTTTTTACAACACATGTAATTCCTGGTGATGTAGTGGACCTTCAGGTCGTAAAAAAAAGAAAAAGATACCAAGAGGCTAGAGTAACTAAAGTTCATGAGTACTCTAAAGACAGACAAGATGCATTTTGTGAGCATTTTGGGACTTGTGGTGGCTGTAAATGGCAATTCTTGCCTTACGAAAAGCAACTTTTTTACAAACAGAAACAGGTAGAAGACCAGCTGAATAGACTTGGAAAAGTAGAACTTCCAACCATGGAGCCAATTCTTGGATCAGAGAAGACTACATTTTACCGTAACAAACTTGAGTATACATTCTCAAACAAGAGATGGTTAACTTACGAAGAGGTTGAATCAGAAAAAGAGTTCGAACATATGAATGCACTAGGTTTTCACATTCCTGGAATGTTCGACAAAATTATCGATATCAATAAATGTTGGTTACAACCGGAGCCATCCAATGAGATACGAAACGAAATACGTAAGTATGCTTTAGAGAATGGTTTAACGTTTTTTGATCTCAGAAATCAAGAAGGATTCCTTAGGAACTTAATCATTCGCACTGCATCTACAGGCGAAAATATGGTGATAGTCTCTTTCTATCATGAAGATCAAGAAGCAAGAGAAGCATTACTTCAACATTTAGCAGACAAATTTCCACAGATCAATGCACTTATGTATGTCATCAATGCAAAGGCAAATGACACCATTGCAGATCAGAAGATTAAAGTCTTTAAAGGCGAAGATCATATCTTCGAAGAGATGGAAGGAATCAAATTCAAGATTGGTCCAAAATCTTTCTATCAGACAAACTCTGATCAAGCATACGAACTATACAAGATCACTAGAGATTTTGCAGGACTGACAGGGGACGAAAATGTTTATGACCTTTATACAGGAACAGGAACCATAGCAAACTTTGTTGCAAAGAAAGCAAAACAAGTGGTTGGTATCGAATATGTCCCTGATGCCATCGAAGATGCAAAAGTCAACTCTTTAAATAACAAAATTGACAATACATCTTTCTATGCAGGAGACATGAAAGACATCCTGAACAATGACTTTGTACAAGAACATGGACAACCAGATGTGATTATTACAGACCCTCCACGTGCAGGAATGCATGAGGATGTAATCAATGTAATTCTAAATGCAGAACCTACACGTATCGTATATGTAAGTTGTAACCCTGCAACCCAAGCAAGAGACCTATCTCTATTGGATAGCAAATACAAAGTTACAAGAGTACGTCCTGTAGATATGTTCCCCCACACACACCATGTGGAGAATGTTGTTCTACTAGAAAAGAGATAA
- a CDS encoding DUF4998 domain-containing protein, protein MNSLHQPYLDQGEIIYAAKIDSVISRSGYKKVQLDIYSNAQNIDFLRVYYNDFLDSVDVSIEGKRGVFNLVIPNLIEKKYVFNTISYDMYKNKSLSFESVGTVYGDRYNSTLLNRKITSITRKDDSVVINWGDPLNKMEKCEFIYQTTDGEVVVLNILKDVDQTIIDNYGIGIKYRTAFIPEENALELFYTKYTDNIPALL, encoded by the coding sequence ATGAACAGTCTTCATCAACCTTATCTTGATCAAGGAGAGATTATATATGCAGCAAAAATTGATAGTGTTATTTCTCGGAGTGGTTATAAAAAAGTGCAACTAGATATATATTCAAATGCACAAAATATTGATTTTTTAAGAGTCTATTATAATGATTTTTTAGATTCTGTTGATGTGTCTATTGAAGGCAAAAGAGGCGTTTTTAATTTAGTTATTCCAAATCTAATAGAAAAAAAGTATGTATTTAATACAATATCTTATGATATGTATAAGAATAAATCTTTATCCTTTGAGTCTGTTGGTACTGTATATGGAGATCGATATAATTCAACCTTATTAAACAGAAAGATTACATCTATAACTAGAAAAGATGATTCCGTTGTGATTAATTGGGGAGATCCTCTGAATAAGATGGAGAAATGTGAGTTTATTTATCAAACTACAGATGGTGAAGTCGTTGTATTAAATATTTTAAAAGATGTAGATCAAACAATTATAGACAATTATGGTATTGGAATAAAATACCGCACCGCTTTTATTCCAGAAGAAAATGCCTTAGAGCTATTTTATACCAAATATACGGATAATATACCTGCTTTATTGTAA